Proteins encoded within one genomic window of Pedobacter africanus:
- a CDS encoding glycosyltransferase family 4 protein: protein MKTLILTNRVPFPPNSGYPIVVYNTIKGLLNFGADITLFSINTNKHRIDVDDIYDPVFEQIKFHSFSIDTEVNVWGALINIFSNESYNVSRFFDEDAARLLEEILKENEFDIIQFEGLFVVPYLDIVKANSTAKVIYRAHNIEFDVWERSAMREQFTPRRKYLQFLARRLKHYETEQINRFHQVFAISEPDRQNILKMGCETALEVFPVALDFEKYITDPSKTSFPTLFHLGAMDWRPNKEGLEWFLDEIWPDIEKLNSELRFYIAGKNMQRQFFEYDSENLVVEGEIFDAVEFINSKAIMIVPLLSTSGMRVKIIEGMAMSKCIIATSMAAEGISCEHGKDILIANTADEFYRSILQCITNPKKWREIGENARKTVERDHDINKISKRMMDIYEKLISG from the coding sequence TTGAAAACACTGATCCTCACAAACAGAGTACCTTTCCCTCCCAACAGCGGTTATCCGATAGTGGTTTACAATACCATTAAAGGCTTGCTGAACTTTGGGGCAGATATCACCTTGTTCAGTATCAACACCAACAAGCATAGAATTGATGTGGATGATATTTACGACCCAGTTTTTGAACAGATAAAATTTCATTCCTTTAGTATCGATACGGAAGTAAATGTATGGGGCGCACTGATCAATATCTTTTCCAATGAATCATATAACGTATCCAGGTTTTTTGATGAGGATGCTGCACGTTTACTGGAAGAAATTTTGAAGGAGAATGAATTTGATATCATTCAGTTTGAGGGGCTTTTTGTGGTGCCTTACCTGGATATTGTGAAAGCGAACAGCACAGCGAAGGTAATTTATAGGGCACACAACATAGAGTTTGATGTATGGGAACGAAGTGCTATGCGCGAACAATTTACGCCCCGAAGAAAATACCTGCAATTTCTGGCCCGGCGTTTAAAGCATTATGAAACAGAACAGATCAATCGTTTTCACCAGGTATTTGCCATCAGCGAGCCTGACAGGCAAAACATTCTAAAGATGGGCTGTGAGACCGCCTTAGAGGTTTTTCCGGTTGCCCTTGATTTTGAAAAATACATTACAGATCCCTCTAAAACCAGTTTCCCCACGCTTTTTCACCTGGGGGCTATGGACTGGAGACCAAACAAGGAAGGATTGGAATGGTTTCTGGATGAAATATGGCCTGATATCGAAAAACTCAATTCCGAGCTCCGGTTTTATATTGCCGGGAAGAATATGCAACGCCAGTTTTTTGAGTACGATTCTGAAAACCTAGTGGTAGAGGGAGAGATATTTGATGCCGTAGAGTTTATCAATTCCAAAGCCATCATGATCGTACCCCTTTTGTCTACCAGTGGAATGCGGGTGAAAATTATTGAAGGCATGGCCATGAGCAAATGTATCATCGCTACTAGTATGGCTGCAGAAGGAATCAGCTGTGAGCATGGAAAAGATATCCTGATTGCCAATACTGCGGATGAATTTTACCGGTCTATTCTGCAATGTATTACCAATCCTAAAAAGTGGCGGGAAATAGGCGAAAATGCGCGGAAAACCGTAGAAAGGGACCATGATATTAACAAGATTTCCAAAAGAATGATGGATATCTATGAAAAATTAATTAGTGGCTAA
- a CDS encoding porin family protein has protein sequence MKRLFPGFLLFFLSTNLFAQQFKLPEYGFRLGLTAHPTIGWVKPETGKSNGISLGFSYGLLGDFNFAENYSFSTGLTITTINGESTEAQTVNSSQIAIERKYKLQYIEIPLTIKLRTGQMGDVRWYGQFGLSNDFKIGAKQSGDGVVKDGGQTPDSESISKYTKFYRAGLIIGAGAEFDVADHTTVAAGLSLNNGFTNIRTSEANSLRNHYIGLNIGVFF, from the coding sequence ATGAAAAGACTGTTTCCCGGCTTCCTGCTATTTTTTTTAAGCACTAACCTTTTTGCACAGCAGTTCAAATTACCCGAGTACGGTTTCCGTCTGGGCCTAACGGCACACCCTACAATTGGCTGGGTAAAACCTGAAACCGGTAAAAGCAATGGCATTTCCCTGGGCTTTTCCTATGGACTGCTGGGAGATTTTAATTTTGCTGAGAACTACAGCTTTTCTACCGGACTAACCATCACCACCATAAATGGCGAAAGTACTGAAGCGCAGACCGTAAATTCATCTCAGATTGCTATTGAAAGAAAGTATAAACTTCAGTATATCGAAATTCCGCTTACCATTAAACTGCGGACGGGCCAGATGGGCGATGTGCGCTGGTACGGACAATTCGGCCTATCCAACGATTTTAAAATTGGGGCAAAGCAGAGTGGAGATGGCGTGGTTAAAGATGGCGGTCAGACTCCGGATAGCGAGAGCATTTCAAAGTATACCAAGTTTTACCGTGCGGGACTGATCATTGGGGCCGGCGCAGAATTTGATGTGGCGGACCATACTACAGTCGCAGCAGGACTTAGCCTGAACAATGGCTTTACCAATATCCGCACCAGCGAAGCCAATAGCCTTCGCAACCATTATATTGGCCTCAATATAGGTGTATTCTTTTAA
- the lnt gene encoding apolipoprotein N-acyltransferase — MNFKNTAPLAFLSAFLMWLAWPPIPYTTPLLLIGLVPLLVALDKLKQNKEGKIGKKVFLTAGLTFLIWNTACIYWVYNAISAVNNPVVAAFVSLIPFGLGALLMTFAFWLYYRLGRVVNKNLAYAGLVSFYVAMEYLHQSWDLAFPWMTLGNGLSGMHQLAQWYEYTGVYGGSVWILLSNILAFEAWKKWKSDVKGYGRIRPAFIWTLLVVLPASLSLTKYSQYKEKEVPVNVVTVQPNIDPYLKFGGLSAAEQLNVLTHLSDSVAQPNTEYFIWPETAIPSNVDEDRIRSNTDFMIAQRFLEKYKNGTLITGLESVRFYPDQQTLSARKYDNGTYVDVFNSAIQIENSANVQFYHKSKLVPGVEKMPFPSALAILSPVFEGFGGTVGGYGSQKEPGVFYAYSGIGAAPVICYESIWGDWVGQAVKNGAQFIAVITNDGWWGNTSGKDQHLMYARLRAIENRRYVVRSANTGISCFINQKGDVIKQADWWTRTALKADINLNDERTFYTRSGDIIAKLLCITALLLALLIPYYRWVKKKS; from the coding sequence ATGAACTTCAAAAACACTGCACCACTTGCCTTTTTAAGTGCTTTTTTAATGTGGCTGGCCTGGCCGCCTATTCCTTATACTACACCATTACTGCTGATAGGCCTTGTGCCTCTACTGGTAGCCCTGGATAAACTAAAGCAGAACAAGGAAGGGAAAATCGGAAAAAAAGTATTCCTGACTGCCGGGCTGACATTTCTGATCTGGAACACCGCCTGCATTTATTGGGTATATAATGCCATTAGCGCGGTGAACAACCCTGTGGTTGCGGCGTTTGTTTCGTTGATCCCTTTTGGATTAGGGGCCTTGCTGATGACCTTTGCTTTCTGGCTATACTACCGCCTGGGCCGTGTAGTCAATAAGAACCTGGCCTACGCGGGTCTGGTTTCCTTTTATGTGGCCATGGAGTACCTGCACCAGAGCTGGGACCTGGCCTTTCCCTGGATGACACTGGGAAATGGTTTATCGGGCATGCACCAGCTTGCGCAGTGGTATGAATATACCGGCGTTTACGGCGGTTCTGTATGGATACTACTGAGCAACATTTTAGCGTTTGAAGCCTGGAAAAAATGGAAAAGCGATGTCAAAGGTTATGGCCGCATAAGGCCCGCTTTTATATGGACTTTATTGGTAGTGCTGCCTGCCAGCTTATCGCTTACCAAATACAGTCAGTATAAAGAAAAGGAGGTGCCGGTAAATGTGGTAACTGTTCAGCCGAACATAGACCCATACCTGAAATTTGGCGGACTTTCGGCGGCAGAACAGCTCAATGTGTTGACGCATCTTTCCGATTCAGTAGCACAACCCAATACAGAGTATTTTATATGGCCCGAAACAGCCATACCTAGTAACGTGGATGAAGACAGGATCAGGAGCAATACCGACTTCATGATTGCACAGCGATTTCTGGAAAAATACAAGAACGGCACTTTAATTACCGGACTGGAAAGCGTCAGGTTTTATCCTGATCAGCAAACCCTATCGGCCAGGAAATACGATAATGGCACCTATGTTGATGTTTTTAACAGTGCCATACAAATTGAAAACTCGGCGAATGTGCAGTTTTACCATAAATCCAAACTGGTTCCGGGTGTAGAGAAAATGCCCTTCCCTTCGGCACTCGCTATCTTGTCCCCGGTTTTTGAGGGTTTTGGTGGTACAGTAGGTGGTTATGGCTCACAGAAAGAACCGGGCGTGTTTTATGCATATAGTGGCATTGGTGCCGCACCTGTGATCTGCTATGAATCCATTTGGGGCGACTGGGTTGGCCAGGCAGTTAAAAACGGGGCACAATTTATTGCAGTGATCACCAACGACGGCTGGTGGGGCAACACCTCGGGCAAAGACCAGCATCTGATGTATGCGAGGCTTAGGGCCATAGAAAACCGCAGGTATGTAGTACGCTCGGCCAACACCGGAATTTCCTGCTTCATCAATCAGAAAGGCGATGTGATCAAACAGGCGGATTGGTGGACAAGAACTGCACTGAAGGCTGACATCAATTTAAATGATGAACGGACCTTTTACACCAGATCAGGTGACATTATTGCCAAACTCCTATGCATTACAGCTTTACTCCTGGCATTGCTTATCCCTTACTACCGCTGGGTTAAAAAGAAAAGCTAA
- a CDS encoding ribonuclease HII: MLLNCYQQEFLEAGCDEAGRGCLAGPVFAAAVILPPDYIAGELNDSKQLSHNQRKKLRLIIEREAVAWAVAAVDNIEIDQINILNASFLAMHRAIKQLQVQPQYLSIDGNRFKKYADIPHTCVVKGDGKYLNIAAASILAKTHRDEFMERIAAEYPHYQWQQNKGYPTEVHRTAALQFGLSPYHRKTFTVSPPQLKLFSEI, from the coding sequence ATGCTACTGAACTGTTATCAGCAAGAATTTCTGGAAGCCGGCTGCGATGAAGCCGGCAGGGGCTGCCTGGCCGGACCGGTATTTGCCGCAGCCGTAATCCTGCCTCCCGATTACATTGCCGGAGAGTTGAACGACTCCAAGCAGCTTAGCCATAACCAGCGTAAAAAACTCAGGCTCATTATAGAGCGGGAAGCCGTTGCCTGGGCTGTTGCAGCGGTGGACAACATAGAAATTGATCAGATCAACATTTTAAATGCTTCTTTCCTGGCCATGCACAGGGCAATAAAACAGCTACAAGTGCAGCCTCAATATTTAAGTATTGATGGCAACAGGTTTAAAAAATATGCCGATATACCGCATACCTGCGTAGTAAAGGGGGATGGCAAATATCTGAATATAGCAGCGGCTTCCATACTTGCAAAAACCCATAGAGATGAGTTTATGGAACGCATAGCTGCAGAGTATCCGCACTACCAGTGGCAGCAGAATAAAGGCTATCCAACAGAGGTGCACCGCACGGCCGCTCTTCAATTTGGGCTTTCGCCATACCACCGTAAAACTTTTACCGTTAGTCCGCCGCAGCTAAAGCTCTTTTCCGAAATATGA
- a CDS encoding 2-phosphosulfolactate phosphatase, whose translation MQKKSIEVCLTPALLNLYDIKESVVVVIDILRATSSMVYGIDNGAEAIIPVAHVEDCLSYADKGFLLAAERNGEVVEGYDFGNSPFSYIGEKVKGKTVVLTTTNGTKALHMAREQAHQVVIGAFLNLKALCNWLKVQEKNVLLLCAGWKDKFNLEDTLFAGAVVNELRKDFTHFDDSCIAAEDLYLLAKDDLRAYLHKSSHSHRLAELNIEDDVRFCLQFNICQAIPVLVGEALVAMEPAKG comes from the coding sequence ATGCAAAAAAAAAGCATAGAAGTTTGTTTAACGCCCGCACTATTAAACCTGTACGACATTAAAGAAAGCGTTGTCGTGGTTATTGACATTTTAAGGGCGACTTCATCAATGGTTTATGGGATTGACAATGGCGCCGAAGCTATTATTCCCGTTGCCCATGTTGAAGATTGCTTAAGTTATGCGGATAAGGGCTTTTTACTGGCTGCAGAGCGAAATGGAGAAGTTGTTGAAGGTTACGACTTCGGCAATTCTCCATTTTCCTATATTGGTGAAAAAGTGAAAGGTAAAACGGTAGTGCTCACTACCACAAATGGTACCAAGGCCCTGCATATGGCGCGTGAACAGGCACATCAGGTAGTGATTGGTGCCTTCCTGAATTTAAAAGCGCTATGTAACTGGCTTAAGGTCCAGGAAAAAAATGTCCTGCTGCTTTGCGCAGGATGGAAAGACAAGTTTAATCTGGAAGATACCCTGTTCGCAGGTGCGGTTGTAAATGAACTGCGTAAGGACTTTACCCATTTTGATGATTCCTGTATTGCAGCGGAAGACCTCTATCTGCTGGCGAAAGACGATCTCAGGGCCTATCTCCACAAATCGTCGCACAGTCACAGGCTTGCCGAATTAAACATAGAAGATGATGTAAGGTTCTGCTTACAGTTCAATATCTGCCAGGCCATACCTGTGCTTGTTGGCGAGGCTTTGGTAGCGATGGAGCCTGCTAAAGGCTAA
- the gcvT gene encoding glycine cleavage system aminomethyltransferase GcvT — protein MKNTALTDKHISLGAKMVPFAGYNMPVQYEGINAEHAAVRSSVGVFDVSHMGEFILKGENALDLIQRVTSNDASKLYDGKVQYSCLPNEDGGIVDDLLVYRIDELTYMLVVNASNIEKDWNWIQKFNTKGVEMHNISDKTSLLAIQGPKAAEALQSLTDVDLASMEYYNFVKGRFAGIDNVVISATGYTGAGGFEVYFENEHADAIWKAIFEAGEAFDIKPIGLGARDTLRLEMGFCLYGNDIDDTTSPIEAGLGWITKFSKVFTNSEALLAQKEAGVKRKLIGFEMIDRGIPRHDYEIIEADGNVIGRVTSGTQSPSLQKAIGMGYVDKAFAKEGTEIFIHIRNQKIRARIVKFPFYK, from the coding sequence ATGAAGAATACCGCACTAACCGATAAACACATTTCATTGGGCGCCAAAATGGTGCCATTTGCAGGATACAATATGCCTGTTCAGTACGAAGGGATTAATGCAGAGCATGCTGCTGTAAGAAGCAGTGTTGGCGTTTTTGACGTTAGTCACATGGGTGAATTTATACTGAAAGGGGAAAATGCATTGGATCTTATCCAACGCGTAACCAGTAATGATGCTTCAAAATTATACGATGGTAAAGTTCAGTATTCCTGTCTGCCAAATGAAGATGGCGGTATTGTAGATGATTTACTGGTGTACCGTATTGATGAGCTTACTTATATGCTTGTGGTAAATGCTTCAAATATTGAAAAAGACTGGAACTGGATCCAGAAATTCAATACCAAAGGTGTTGAAATGCATAATATATCTGATAAGACCTCTTTGCTGGCTATTCAGGGACCAAAAGCTGCCGAAGCACTGCAAAGCTTAACAGATGTTGACCTTGCTTCGATGGAATACTACAATTTTGTTAAAGGCCGTTTTGCGGGCATCGATAATGTAGTGATCTCTGCAACAGGTTATACCGGTGCAGGTGGCTTTGAAGTTTATTTTGAAAATGAACATGCTGATGCCATCTGGAAGGCAATTTTTGAGGCTGGAGAAGCATTTGACATCAAGCCCATTGGTTTGGGGGCTAGAGATACCCTGCGCCTGGAGATGGGTTTCTGCCTGTATGGCAACGATATTGACGATACGACTTCACCAATCGAGGCTGGTTTAGGCTGGATCACCAAATTTTCTAAGGTATTTACGAATTCAGAGGCGCTGCTTGCACAAAAAGAGGCAGGTGTAAAACGTAAGCTTATAGGCTTTGAAATGATCGACAGAGGGATCCCCCGTCATGATTATGAGATTATTGAAGCCGATGGCAATGTAATTGGCCGCGTTACGTCAGGAACACAATCACCTTCGCTGCAAAAAGCGATTGGAATGGGCTATGTAGACAAAGCCTTTGCCAAAGAGGGAACGGAGATCTTTATACATATCCGTAATCAGAAAATCAGGGCCAGAATTGTTAAATTCCCTTTTTATAAATAA
- a CDS encoding NAD+ synthase: MKIALAQLNYHIGNFEYNTKKIIDHIEQAKAKGADLVVFAELAICGYPPRDFLEFDEFIDLCEKAAREIATHCKGIACIVGLPVKNDILAGKDLYNAAYFMEDGRLKRVVKKALLPNYDVFDEYRYFEPASHFECVDFKGIKIAVTICEDLWNINNNPLYVAEPMDELIRQKPKLMINIAASPFSYCHDDERIEVLSNNAKKYNLPLLYVNQVGAQTEIIFDGGSLAFDAKGNLIDEMPYFKEELRIYEFADNVITGHHPIQHQTIPDVEQIYEALVLGIKDYFAKSGFSKAVLGLSGGIDSALVCALACRALGPENVMAVLMPSKYSSDHSIQDALDLVSNIGCQHEIIPIKDAADAFDSMMGPAFKGLPFNLTEENIQARCRGIVVMAMSNKFGYILLNTSNKSECAVGYGTLYGDMCGAIGVIGDVYKTQVYQLAHYINKDGVVIPENSIVKPPSAELRPGQKDSDSLPDYDILDKILHQYIELKQSSTAIISQGYDGALVKRIIKMVNTAEFKRYQTPPILRVSPKAFGMGRRMPIVGKYLS; this comes from the coding sequence ATGAAAATCGCATTAGCACAGCTCAACTATCATATCGGTAATTTCGAATACAATACAAAAAAGATCATTGACCATATTGAACAGGCCAAGGCAAAGGGGGCAGATCTCGTTGTGTTTGCTGAACTGGCCATATGCGGGTACCCTCCACGCGATTTTCTGGAATTTGACGAGTTTATCGACCTCTGTGAAAAAGCTGCCCGGGAGATCGCAACGCATTGCAAAGGCATCGCCTGTATTGTGGGCTTGCCTGTTAAAAATGATATCCTGGCGGGAAAGGATTTGTACAATGCGGCTTATTTCATGGAGGATGGTCGCCTGAAACGTGTGGTGAAAAAGGCTTTGCTACCCAATTATGATGTATTCGATGAGTACCGTTATTTTGAACCTGCAAGTCATTTTGAATGTGTAGATTTTAAAGGGATTAAAATTGCGGTTACCATTTGCGAAGACCTCTGGAACATCAACAATAACCCCTTGTATGTGGCTGAACCTATGGACGAGCTGATTCGCCAGAAACCAAAACTGATGATCAATATTGCAGCCTCTCCCTTTTCTTACTGTCATGATGACGAGCGTATTGAGGTGCTGTCTAACAATGCTAAAAAATATAACCTGCCATTACTGTATGTGAACCAGGTGGGGGCACAAACCGAGATCATTTTTGATGGCGGATCTTTAGCCTTTGACGCCAAAGGGAACCTGATTGATGAAATGCCTTATTTTAAGGAGGAGCTGCGCATTTATGAATTTGCAGACAATGTAATTACGGGGCATCACCCTATTCAGCATCAGACCATACCGGATGTAGAGCAGATCTACGAGGCACTTGTACTCGGTATTAAAGATTATTTTGCCAAATCTGGCTTTAGTAAAGCCGTGCTGGGCTTATCGGGGGGCATTGATTCTGCCCTTGTCTGTGCCCTGGCATGTCGTGCCTTGGGGCCTGAAAATGTAATGGCCGTACTGATGCCATCTAAGTATTCCTCAGATCATTCCATACAGGATGCGCTCGACCTGGTGAGCAACATCGGCTGCCAGCACGAGATTATCCCGATAAAAGACGCTGCTGATGCTTTCGATAGCATGATGGGGCCGGCTTTTAAGGGATTACCTTTTAACCTTACCGAAGAGAACATTCAGGCCCGCTGCCGTGGCATCGTTGTGATGGCCATGTCCAATAAGTTTGGCTACATCTTATTGAATACCTCTAATAAAAGTGAATGTGCAGTAGGCTACGGTACTTTGTATGGCGATATGTGCGGGGCAATCGGCGTGATTGGCGACGTGTATAAGACCCAGGTTTACCAGCTGGCCCATTACATTAATAAAGATGGAGTTGTCATCCCGGAAAATTCAATTGTGAAACCACCATCGGCCGAACTGCGCCCGGGACAAAAAGATTCTGACTCCTTACCTGATTATGATATTCTGGACAAAATCCTGCACCAGTACATAGAGCTAAAACAAAGTTCAACAGCTATTATTTCCCAGGGATACGATGGCGCCCTGGTTAAAAGGATCATCAAAATGGTGAACACCGCAGAGTTTAAGCGTTACCAGACCCCTCCGATTTTAAGAGTGTCGCCTAAAGCCTTTGGAATGGGCCGCAGGATGCCGATAGTAGGTAAATACCTCTCTTAG
- a CDS encoding patatin-like phospholipase family protein: MAKIGIVLSGGGIRGIAHLGVLKAFMNAGIQFSHVSGTSAGSIAGAFYAAGIDPEEGLNIFIKTKLLHFVRPALGAMGLVNIEHTSDLLKSYFPEDKIENLKIPLTIATTNFSEGRLVYFNKGPLIRAIQASCCIPGIFKPIMIDDQMYVDGGVLNNFPVEPLLKDCDFIIGSSCNHLNPVDKITKFISLMTRAAIMSVNRDMEQKVASCNILVEPKGMGSINTFDMAKAETIYWLAYEEALKTIKNSETLSALSL, encoded by the coding sequence ATGGCTAAAATAGGTATTGTATTATCTGGTGGCGGAATACGCGGAATCGCGCATTTAGGCGTTTTAAAGGCCTTTATGAATGCTGGCATACAATTCAGTCACGTCAGCGGCACCAGCGCAGGATCTATTGCCGGTGCATTTTACGCTGCCGGTATTGACCCGGAAGAAGGATTGAACATTTTTATCAAAACCAAGCTGCTTCACTTTGTGAGGCCTGCTTTAGGGGCTATGGGCCTGGTTAACATTGAACATACCTCCGACCTGCTAAAATCTTATTTCCCAGAAGATAAGATCGAAAACCTGAAAATTCCGCTTACCATTGCCACCACCAATTTCAGTGAAGGCAGGCTGGTATATTTCAATAAAGGACCGCTCATCAGAGCCATACAAGCATCATGCTGCATCCCAGGTATTTTTAAGCCCATTATGATTGATGATCAGATGTATGTAGATGGAGGAGTACTGAACAACTTTCCGGTAGAGCCCCTGCTTAAAGACTGTGACTTTATCATAGGCTCGTCCTGCAACCATTTAAACCCGGTAGATAAAATCACTAAGTTCATCTCACTGATGACCAGGGCTGCCATCATGTCGGTAAACAGAGATATGGAACAAAAAGTAGCTTCATGCAATATTCTGGTAGAGCCCAAAGGAATGGGCAGCATCAATACCTTTGATATGGCCAAAGCCGAAACCATTTACTGGCTGGCTTATGAAGAGGCGCTTAAAACGATAAAAAACAGCGAAACGCTAAGTGCGCTTAGCCTTTAG
- a CDS encoding PH domain-containing protein produces the protein MILIDRFLSDEQDPKAVEKVLGKLNDMLTSNEELIYMAVQKKPAVNLLPDCIAVSNKRIFYCEPGNFGITMNFKDISWKSIKEVSFKEEIFGSKFICVPLHGENIITEYIPKVQARKLYQAAYEQLEAFKEQQRQAELEERRSSTSPVTVNTAPAEQPVVEDEPKSFFSQPPAPAPAEEPEDETTLKLRKLKGLYDKHLITQEEYEAKKADILDSL, from the coding sequence ATGATATTAATAGATAGATTTTTAAGTGACGAACAAGACCCAAAGGCCGTTGAAAAAGTTTTGGGCAAACTAAACGATATGCTGACCAGCAATGAGGAACTGATTTACATGGCCGTACAAAAAAAGCCAGCGGTAAACCTGCTCCCCGATTGTATAGCCGTTAGTAACAAGCGTATTTTTTATTGCGAACCGGGCAATTTCGGGATCACCATGAATTTTAAGGACATTTCCTGGAAGAGCATTAAAGAAGTTTCTTTTAAGGAAGAAATTTTTGGCTCTAAGTTTATATGCGTGCCTTTACACGGGGAAAACATCATTACTGAGTACATCCCTAAGGTACAGGCCCGCAAACTATACCAGGCAGCTTATGAGCAGTTGGAGGCCTTTAAGGAACAGCAGCGACAGGCGGAACTGGAAGAAAGACGTTCCTCAACTTCGCCGGTAACGGTAAATACTGCTCCTGCTGAACAGCCTGTGGTAGAGGATGAACCAAAGTCATTTTTCTCGCAGCCACCTGCTCCGGCGCCCGCAGAAGAACCTGAGGATGAGACTACCTTAAAGCTGAGAAAATTGAAAGGCCTGTACGACAAGCACCTGATTACACAGGAGGAATATGAAGCAAAAAAAGCAGACATTTTAGACAGCTTATAA
- the gldB gene encoding gliding motility lipoprotein GldB, translating into MIYNVKLCQIYLFFLVVLTFFSCKQSAKPDVSHIDLNVKIERFDRDLAQGKSAGLQQTDELLHKKYGAFYDDYMHRMVGNFEYSNTEILSTLYKDQAYYDLNKEADSVFSDMKPIEKELTQTFKYIRYYYPKTSLPRFVAFISGFAVQTPIGDNYMGIGLDMFLGKNSKFYRAIVESVPLYLSRRFRPEYIVPRTTETFAREELFKEQDEDRSLLSKMIYNGKILYFMDQVLPDGTPDSVKIGYTAKQLAWCKTFERDIWGYYLQNDLLFETDYQKIQVFLSEGPFTPGLGEKNESAPKLGIWTGWQIVRKYMQENKQVTLQQLMAEKDMQKILQQSKYKPKS; encoded by the coding sequence ATGATATATAACGTAAAACTCTGCCAAATCTATCTATTTTTTCTTGTTGTCCTTACTTTTTTTTCATGTAAGCAGTCGGCCAAGCCCGATGTCAGTCATATTGACCTTAATGTAAAAATTGAACGCTTTGATCGCGACCTGGCCCAGGGGAAATCAGCTGGCCTGCAGCAAACAGATGAACTGCTTCATAAAAAGTACGGCGCATTTTACGATGATTACATGCACCGTATGGTAGGCAATTTTGAGTACAGCAACACAGAAATCTTATCTACATTGTATAAAGATCAGGCCTATTACGATTTAAACAAGGAGGCCGACAGTGTTTTCAGTGACATGAAACCTATAGAAAAAGAACTGACGCAGACTTTTAAATACATCCGGTATTATTATCCAAAGACCTCCTTGCCGCGCTTTGTCGCTTTCATTTCGGGCTTTGCCGTTCAAACCCCGATCGGCGATAACTACATGGGTATAGGACTGGATATGTTTTTAGGAAAAAACAGCAAATTTTACCGGGCTATTGTAGAGAGTGTACCCCTGTATTTATCACGGCGATTCAGGCCGGAATATATTGTACCCCGCACTACAGAAACTTTTGCCAGGGAGGAGCTCTTTAAGGAGCAGGATGAAGACCGCTCATTACTTTCCAAAATGATCTATAATGGGAAGATCCTGTATTTTATGGATCAGGTACTTCCGGATGGAACACCCGACTCCGTAAAAATAGGTTATACCGCCAAACAGCTGGCCTGGTGTAAAACTTTTGAGCGCGACATATGGGGCTATTATCTGCAAAACGATTTACTGTTTGAAACAGACTACCAGAAAATACAGGTATTTTTAAGCGAAGGCCCCTTTACACCGGGGCTGGGAGAAAAAAACGAATCGGCTCCAAAACTCGGGATATGGACTGGCTGGCAGATCGTTAGAAAATACATGCAGGAAAACAAGCAGGTAACTTTACAGCAGCTGATGGCCGAAAAGGACATGCAAAAAATACTACAGCAGTCAAAATATAAGCCCAAATCATAA
- the rsmI gene encoding 16S rRNA (cytidine(1402)-2'-O)-methyltransferase: MPGKLFLVPTPIGNLEDMTFRAIRILKEADVILAEDTRTSAPMLKHFGIDKKAYSHHQHNEHQATSEIVRFLKEGKNVALISDAGTPAISDPGFFLVRETLKHDLEVECLPGATAFVPALVNSGLPNDTFVFEGFLPVKKGRQTRLKKLAEEERTMIFYESPHRLLKTLEEFAQYMGAERQASVSRELTKLYEETVRGTLTEIKSHFENNILKGEFVICVAGREEVKKKNKYKDELE, translated from the coding sequence ATGCCCGGCAAACTATTTCTTGTTCCCACCCCTATTGGTAACCTGGAGGATATGACCTTCAGGGCCATCCGGATTTTAAAAGAAGCGGATGTGATCCTGGCCGAGGATACCAGGACCAGCGCGCCCATGTTAAAGCATTTTGGGATAGACAAAAAGGCATATTCCCACCATCAGCACAATGAACACCAGGCCACATCAGAGATCGTCAGATTTTTGAAAGAGGGAAAAAATGTGGCCCTTATTTCCGATGCAGGAACACCAGCCATATCCGACCCGGGTTTTTTCCTGGTAAGGGAAACCTTAAAACACGATCTGGAAGTGGAATGCCTGCCCGGGGCAACGGCTTTTGTACCTGCCCTGGTAAATTCCGGGTTGCCAAACGACACCTTTGTTTTTGAAGGTTTTTTACCCGTAAAAAAGGGAAGACAAACAAGACTGAAAAAACTGGCAGAAGAAGAACGGACTATGATATTTTATGAAAGTCCGCACCGTTTGCTAAAAACCCTGGAAGAATTTGCGCAGTATATGGGAGCAGAGCGACAGGCCTCAGTAAGCCGGGAACTGACTAAACTGTATGAAGAAACAGTAAGAGGTACACTCACAGAAATTAAATCACATTTTGAAAACAATATATTAAAAGGGGAATTTGTAATTTGTGTGGCCGGACGTGAGGAAGTAAAGAAGAAAAACAAATATAAAGACGAACTGGAATAA